A genomic window from Corvus moneduloides isolate bCorMon1 chromosome 11, bCorMon1.pri, whole genome shotgun sequence includes:
- the MANF gene encoding mesencephalic astrocyte-derived neurotrophic factor, with translation MRAAHGICAALALLLLPAGGRALRDGDCEVCVTFLGRFYQSLKDNDIEFTPSSIEKELLKSCKEAKGKENRLCYYIGATSDAATKIINEVSKPMSHHIPVEKICEKLKKKDSQICELKYDKQIDLSTADLRKLRVKELRRILDDWGEVCKGCAEKSDFIRRIHELMPKYAPRAAGARADL, from the exons ATGCGGGCGGCCCACGGGATTTGCGCGGCgctggccctgctcctgctgccggCCGGTGGCCGAGCGCTGCGCGACGGGGACTGCGAGG TGTGTGTCACATTCCTGGGAAGGTTCTACCAGAGTCTAAAGGACAACGACATTGAATTCACACCTTCCAGTATTGAAAAGGAGCTCTTGAAATCCTGCAAAGAAGCAAAGGGCAAAGAGAACCGCCTG TGCTATTACATTGGGGCCACAAGTGATGCAGCCACCAAAATCATTAACGAGGTATCAAAGCCCATGAGTCACCACATCCCTGTGGAAAAGATCTGTGAGAAGCTAAAGAAGAAAGACAGTCAGATCTGTGAACTAAAATACG ACAAACAGATCGACCTAAGCACCGCCGACCTGCGCAAGCTGCGTGTCAAGGAGCTGCGGCGGATCCTGGATGATTGGGGCGAGGTGTGCAAGGGCTGTGCCGAGAAGTCCGACTTCATCCGCAGGATCCACGAACTGATGCCCAAGTACGCGCCGAGGGCGGCCGGCGCCCGGGCAGACCTCTGA